In Rubrivirga marina, the following are encoded in one genomic region:
- the hppD gene encoding 4-hydroxyphenylpyruvate dioxygenase, with product MPSPTDTPTHDSTHGDGASSAVDAVATQPAAQQTGADTAEAAGLSLKGAPDHVEDDFLPINGTDYVEFYVGNAKQAAHFYASAFGFEIVAYRGPETGHREAASYLLKQDKIRFVFTTSIGSDTEIARHVAKHGDGVKDIALWVDDARASFEAVKERGATLVREPEVMEDEHGQIVVAAMGTYGDTIHTFVERKDYDGLFMPGFEAYENPHWKPGPVGLKYVDHCVGNVHLGDMNKYVQYYSDVMGFRNLLSFSDKDIQTEYSSLMSKVMSNGNERIKFPINEPAQGKRKSQIDEYLEFYDGAGVQHIAMATDDILSTVTQLRDRGVEFLTVPTTYYEQLQGRVGTIDEPVDQLAELGILVDRDPDGYLLQIFTKPVEDRPTVFYEIIQRKGARTFGEGNFKALFEAIEREQERRGNL from the coding sequence ATGCCCTCCCCGACCGACACCCCGACGCACGACTCGACCCACGGTGACGGCGCCTCCAGCGCCGTCGACGCCGTCGCCACCCAGCCCGCCGCCCAGCAGACCGGCGCAGACACGGCCGAGGCGGCCGGCCTCAGCCTGAAGGGCGCCCCGGACCACGTCGAAGACGACTTCCTCCCCATCAACGGGACCGACTACGTCGAGTTCTACGTCGGCAACGCCAAGCAGGCCGCCCACTTCTACGCCTCGGCCTTCGGGTTCGAGATCGTCGCCTACCGCGGGCCCGAGACCGGCCACCGCGAGGCCGCGAGCTATCTCCTGAAGCAGGACAAGATCCGGTTCGTGTTCACGACCTCGATCGGGTCGGACACGGAGATCGCCCGGCACGTCGCCAAGCACGGCGACGGCGTCAAGGACATCGCCCTCTGGGTCGACGACGCGCGCGCCTCGTTCGAGGCCGTCAAGGAGCGCGGCGCGACGCTCGTCCGCGAGCCGGAGGTGATGGAGGACGAGCACGGCCAGATCGTCGTGGCCGCCATGGGCACCTACGGCGACACGATCCACACGTTCGTCGAGCGGAAGGACTACGACGGCCTGTTCATGCCGGGCTTCGAGGCCTACGAGAACCCGCACTGGAAGCCGGGGCCCGTCGGGCTGAAGTACGTCGACCACTGCGTCGGCAACGTCCACCTGGGCGACATGAACAAGTACGTCCAGTACTACTCGGACGTGATGGGCTTCCGCAACCTCCTGTCGTTCTCCGACAAGGACATTCAGACGGAGTACTCCTCGCTCATGTCGAAGGTGATGTCGAACGGGAACGAGCGGATCAAATTCCCGATCAACGAGCCGGCCCAGGGCAAACGGAAGAGCCAGATCGACGAGTACCTCGAGTTCTACGACGGCGCCGGCGTCCAGCACATCGCCATGGCGACGGACGACATCCTCTCGACGGTCACCCAGCTCCGCGACCGCGGCGTCGAGTTCCTGACGGTCCCGACGACCTACTACGAGCAGCTCCAGGGCCGCGTCGGCACCATCGACGAGCCGGTCGACCAGCTCGCCGAGCTCGGCATCCTCGTCGACCGCGACCCGGACGGGTACCTCCTGCAGATCTTTACCAAGCCCGTCGAGGACCGCCCGACGGTGTTCTACGAGATCATCCAGCGGAAGGGCGCCCGGACCTTCGGCGAGGGCAACTTCAAGGCGCTCTTCGAAGCCATCGAGCGCGAGCAGGAGCGGCGCGGGAATCTGTAA
- a CDS encoding homogentisate 1,2-dioxygenase: MSYYVRLGDVPPKRHTQFRRPDGALYTEEVLGEEGFSGTASIAYHIHPPTLVDSVGEPETFGPEYVDEAFLRHRHFEGPKVEAGGDWWSGRRYIMGNNDVDLALCTPTEPMPKDVFYKNATHDELIYVHDGEGRLESVLGTVEFRQGDYVHVPRTLTHRWVFTGDVQPRLLIIEAPTEFRPPKRYRNDMGQLLEHSPYHERDFRPPSELEAIDQEGRFTVKIKKHGRLFPFVYRYHPFDVVGWDGHLYPYAFSIHDFEPITGRIHQPPPVHQTFEARGFVVCSFVPRLFDYHPDSIPAPYNHSNIDSDEVLYYAEGDFMSRKGIGRGSFTLHPGGIPHGPHPGTTEASIGAKETHELAVMVDTFAPLKLTQTALDIEQDDYVLSWQPEKHGHPLPDAAPIPPGAEIAGDGRAGEVPDSPPLDAARG, from the coding sequence ATGAGCTACTACGTCCGACTGGGCGACGTCCCGCCCAAGCGTCACACCCAGTTCCGCCGGCCCGACGGGGCCCTCTACACCGAGGAGGTCCTCGGCGAAGAGGGGTTCTCGGGGACAGCGTCGATCGCCTACCACATCCACCCACCGACGCTCGTCGACAGCGTGGGCGAGCCCGAGACGTTCGGGCCGGAGTACGTCGACGAGGCGTTCCTCCGGCACCGCCACTTCGAGGGGCCGAAGGTCGAGGCGGGCGGCGACTGGTGGAGCGGGCGGCGCTACATCATGGGCAACAACGACGTCGACCTCGCGCTCTGCACGCCGACGGAGCCGATGCCCAAGGACGTGTTCTACAAGAACGCGACGCACGACGAGCTGATCTACGTCCACGACGGTGAGGGGCGGCTGGAGTCGGTCCTCGGGACCGTCGAGTTCCGTCAGGGCGACTACGTCCACGTCCCGCGGACGCTCACGCACCGGTGGGTCTTCACCGGCGACGTCCAACCGCGGCTGCTCATCATCGAGGCGCCGACCGAGTTCCGCCCGCCCAAGCGCTACCGGAACGACATGGGCCAGCTCCTGGAGCACAGCCCGTACCACGAGCGCGACTTCCGGCCGCCATCGGAGCTGGAGGCCATCGACCAGGAAGGCCGCTTCACGGTCAAGATCAAGAAGCACGGGCGGCTCTTCCCGTTCGTCTACCGCTACCACCCGTTCGACGTGGTCGGCTGGGACGGCCACCTCTACCCGTACGCGTTCTCGATCCACGACTTCGAGCCGATCACCGGGCGGATCCACCAGCCGCCGCCGGTCCACCAGACGTTCGAGGCCCGCGGGTTCGTGGTCTGCTCGTTCGTCCCACGCCTGTTCGACTACCACCCGGACTCGATCCCGGCGCCGTACAACCACTCGAACATCGACTCCGACGAGGTCCTGTACTACGCTGAGGGCGACTTCATGTCGCGCAAGGGGATCGGGCGGGGCTCGTTCACGCTCCACCCCGGCGGCATCCCGCACGGCCCGCACCCCGGGACCACCGAGGCGAGCATCGGCGCGAAGGAGACGCACGAGCTGGCCGTCATGGTCGACACGTTCGCCCCGCTCAAGCTGACGCAGACGGCGCTCGACATCGAGCAGGACGACTACGTCCTGTCGTGGCAGCCCGAGAAGCACGGGCACCCGCTCCCCGACGCGGCCCCGATCCCGCCCGGCGCGGAGATCGCGGGCGACGGCCGGGCCGGCGAGGTCCCCGACTCGCCCCCGCTCGACGCCGCGCGCGGCTGA
- a CDS encoding VOC family protein gives MTLGAFSVSLAVSDLAASRAFYEHLGFEVFGGNSDHGYLMLRNGEHVIGLFQGMFDKNILTFNPGWDQQGGEVDGFTDVREIQRRLKARGIVPTQEADETTEGPASLVLEDPDGNPILIDQHV, from the coding sequence ATGACCCTCGGCGCCTTCTCCGTCAGCCTCGCCGTCTCCGACCTCGCCGCGTCACGCGCGTTCTATGAGCACCTTGGGTTCGAGGTCTTCGGGGGCAACTCCGATCACGGCTACCTCATGCTGCGGAACGGCGAGCACGTGATCGGCCTCTTCCAGGGGATGTTCGACAAGAACATCCTCACCTTCAACCCCGGCTGGGACCAGCAGGGCGGCGAGGTCGACGGGTTCACCGACGTTCGTGAGATCCAGCGCCGGCTAAAGGCGCGGGGCATCGTCCCGACCCAGGAGGCCGACGAGACGACGGAGGGGCCTGCGAGTCTCGTCCTCGAAGACCCCGACGGCAACCCGATCCTGATCGACCAGCACGTCTGA
- a CDS encoding AMP-binding protein, whose translation MSDSFPFGQSVAWNPSPDHVAGTNLARLWTRLGLDGYAALERWALDDIGRFWDLVMEDLGIEFSQPYTRALDASGGIERPRWCVGGRMNVVHNCLDRWAGTEAWERDAIRYESEEGTTRSLTYLELHAEVEACAAGLRAHGLGAGDAVGLYLPMTPEIVVAFLAVARIGGIILPLFSGYGAEAVATRLADGNAKALVVADGAPRRGRAVPMKAIADEALAEAPSVRHVFVVDRMGDELIGTPRTGGRDIPWSRLLEIGRQSTATGCADTAAEDPVLLIYTSGTTGTPKGAVHTHCGFPIKAAQDMRHPMDVRAGDVVWWMSDMGWMMGPWLVFGALLNGATMVLFDGAPDFPEADRTWAICERHGVTLLGLSPTLIRALMPHGAGPVQAHDLSALRAVGSTGSPWDPESWRWLFSTVLDSNRPILNYSGGTEISGGIVCGNHVQSLKPTGFSGPVLGMDADVVDESGEPVRGAVGELAIRQPWIGMTRGFWGDEDNARYHATYWARTPGLWVHGDFAAVDADGQWFLLGRSDDTIKVAGKRLGPAEVESALNAAPEVLESAAVGVPDDVKGQAVVAFAVLAAGATESDALREALIGRVTDALGKALRPKAVLFVDALPKTRNAKVMRRVIRAAHLDGDLGNVTALEDEDAVEAIRRAR comes from the coding sequence ATGTCCGACTCGTTCCCCTTCGGTCAGTCCGTCGCCTGGAACCCCTCGCCTGACCACGTGGCCGGCACGAACCTCGCGCGGCTGTGGACCCGGCTCGGGCTCGACGGCTACGCCGCGCTCGAACGCTGGGCGCTCGACGACATCGGCCGGTTCTGGGACCTCGTGATGGAGGACCTTGGCATCGAATTCAGCCAGCCCTACACCCGGGCCCTCGACGCCTCCGGCGGCATCGAGCGGCCTCGGTGGTGCGTCGGCGGGCGAATGAACGTGGTCCACAATTGCCTCGACCGCTGGGCCGGGACGGAGGCGTGGGAGCGCGACGCGATCCGGTACGAGAGCGAGGAGGGCACGACGCGGTCACTGACGTACCTCGAGCTCCACGCGGAGGTCGAGGCGTGCGCCGCCGGGCTCCGCGCCCACGGCCTCGGCGCGGGCGACGCCGTCGGGCTCTACCTCCCGATGACGCCCGAGATCGTCGTCGCCTTCCTCGCCGTCGCCCGCATCGGCGGGATCATCCTGCCCCTCTTCTCCGGCTACGGCGCCGAGGCCGTCGCGACGCGTCTCGCGGACGGCAACGCCAAGGCGCTCGTCGTCGCCGACGGTGCCCCGCGACGCGGCCGGGCGGTCCCCATGAAGGCGATCGCGGACGAGGCGCTGGCCGAGGCCCCGAGCGTCCGCCACGTGTTCGTGGTCGACCGGATGGGCGACGAACTCATCGGGACGCCGCGAACGGGAGGGCGGGACATCCCGTGGAGCCGCCTGTTGGAGATCGGCCGCCAGTCGACGGCGACGGGGTGCGCGGACACGGCGGCCGAAGACCCGGTCCTCCTCATCTACACCTCGGGCACGACCGGCACGCCCAAGGGCGCCGTCCACACCCACTGTGGCTTCCCGATCAAGGCGGCGCAGGACATGCGCCACCCGATGGACGTCCGCGCCGGCGACGTCGTGTGGTGGATGAGCGACATGGGCTGGATGATGGGCCCGTGGCTCGTCTTCGGCGCGCTCCTAAACGGCGCGACGATGGTCCTCTTCGACGGCGCCCCCGACTTCCCCGAGGCCGACCGGACGTGGGCGATCTGCGAGCGCCACGGCGTCACGCTCCTCGGCCTGTCGCCGACGCTCATCCGCGCGCTCATGCCGCACGGCGCCGGACCCGTCCAGGCCCACGACCTGAGCGCGCTCCGCGCGGTCGGGTCGACGGGCAGCCCGTGGGACCCCGAGAGCTGGCGGTGGCTCTTTTCGACCGTCCTGGACTCGAACAGACCGATCCTCAACTACTCCGGCGGGACGGAGATCTCTGGCGGGATCGTGTGCGGGAACCACGTCCAGTCCCTCAAGCCGACGGGCTTCTCCGGCCCCGTCCTCGGCATGGACGCCGACGTGGTCGACGAGTCCGGCGAGCCCGTCCGCGGCGCCGTCGGCGAGCTCGCGATCCGCCAGCCGTGGATCGGCATGACCCGCGGGTTCTGGGGTGATGAGGACAACGCCCGATACCACGCCACTTACTGGGCGCGGACGCCCGGCCTCTGGGTCCACGGCGACTTCGCGGCGGTCGACGCCGACGGCCAGTGGTTCCTGCTCGGGCGGAGCGACGACACGATCAAGGTGGCCGGCAAGCGGCTCGGGCCGGCCGAGGTCGAGTCCGCGCTCAACGCCGCGCCCGAGGTCCTGGAGAGCGCCGCCGTCGGCGTGCCGGACGACGTGAAGGGCCAGGCCGTCGTCGCCTTCGCCGTGCTGGCGGCCGGCGCCACCGAGTCCGACGCGCTACGCGAGGCCCTCATCGGCCGCGTGACGGACGCGCTCGGCAAGGCGCTCCGTCCGAAGGCCGTGCTCTTCGTCGACGCGCTCCCCAAGACGCGGAACGCGAAAGTCATGCGCCGCGTGATCCGCGCGGCCCACCTCGACGGCGACCTGGGCAACGTGACGGCGCTGGAGGACGAGGACGCCGTCGAGGCCATCCGGCGGGCGCGGTAG
- a CDS encoding OsmC family protein, which yields MTRTATAHWSGALSDGSGAISTETGTLSETPYSFETRFGDEGGKSGTNPEELLGAAHAGCFTMQLSHNLAEAGHPPERAETRAEVHLKRVEGGFEIPSIHLVLTADVPGISEDEFMRIANDAKENCPLSKVLRAADITLDATLESS from the coding sequence ATGACCCGCACCGCAACCGCCCACTGGTCCGGCGCCCTCTCCGACGGCTCCGGCGCCATCTCCACCGAGACGGGCACGCTCTCCGAAACCCCGTACTCCTTCGAGACCCGCTTCGGCGACGAGGGAGGGAAGAGCGGCACGAATCCCGAGGAGCTCCTCGGTGCCGCCCACGCCGGGTGCTTCACGATGCAGCTCTCCCACAACCTTGCCGAGGCGGGCCACCCCCCAGAGCGCGCCGAGACTCGCGCTGAGGTCCACCTGAAGCGCGTAGAGGGCGGATTTGAGATCCCGTCGATCCACCTCGTGCTCACCGCCGACGTGCCCGGCATCTCCGAGGACGAGTTCATGAGGATCGCCAACGACGCGAAGGAGAACTGCCCGCTCTCGAAGGTCCTCCGCGCCGCCGACATCACACTCGACGCCACGCTGGAGTCGTCGTAG
- a CDS encoding acyl-[acyl-carrier-protein] thioesterase, translating into MAGTPEVWRQSFAVRAYEVGPDERASVLTVADYFQEAAGEHARSGGVETFDLGESTGTWVLHRLRLRFDGLPHMRQSVEVETWPSGRDRLKAYRDYRLWNEDREALAVGTSAWFVIDVERRRPVRLPAGLERFGPAEPEDALSFDRPPEAPEAAEHARTFHVRRSDLDRVGHANNVRFLEWALEALPSSEGLREIEVLYQSEAVYGDDVVSEAGPLVEGARAHRLARGSDNRTFALARTRWTP; encoded by the coding sequence GTGGCCGGTACTCCCGAGGTCTGGCGCCAGTCGTTCGCCGTCCGCGCCTACGAGGTCGGGCCCGACGAGCGGGCCTCCGTGCTCACCGTCGCCGACTACTTCCAGGAGGCGGCTGGCGAGCACGCGAGGTCTGGCGGCGTCGAGACGTTCGACCTCGGAGAGAGCACCGGGACGTGGGTCCTCCATCGGCTCCGGCTCCGGTTCGACGGCCTCCCGCACATGCGCCAGTCGGTCGAGGTCGAGACATGGCCGAGCGGGCGCGACCGACTCAAGGCGTACCGCGACTACCGCCTCTGGAATGAGGACCGCGAGGCGCTGGCGGTCGGGACCAGCGCGTGGTTCGTGATCGACGTCGAGCGCCGGCGGCCGGTCCGGCTGCCGGCCGGCCTCGAACGGTTCGGTCCGGCCGAGCCGGAGGACGCCCTCTCGTTCGACCGCCCGCCCGAGGCGCCCGAGGCCGCCGAGCACGCCCGCACGTTCCACGTCCGCCGCTCCGACCTCGACCGCGTCGGGCACGCCAACAACGTGCGGTTCTTGGAGTGGGCGCTGGAGGCGCTGCCGTCCTCGGAGGGCCTGCGTGAGATCGAGGTGCTCTACCAGTCCGAGGCCGTCTACGGCGACGACGTCGTGAGCGAGGCGGGGCCGCTCGTCGAGGGCGCCCGCGCGCACCGGCTCGCACGAGGATCCGACAATCGTACGTTCGCCCTCGCCCGCACCCGCTGGACGCCATGA
- a CDS encoding rhodanese-like domain-containing protein: protein MTRTLAVVAVFAVVGFVAYQMLTGGASEPAEDVVAAIADGATVVDVRTDDEYAGGHVAGAIHANVFDDGFEQRMASLDRTEPVYLYCASGVRSGRAAAVLEGMGFERVVNAGGFDDLAAAGAPVDR, encoded by the coding sequence ATGACCCGCACCCTCGCCGTCGTCGCCGTGTTTGCCGTCGTCGGCTTTGTCGCCTACCAGATGCTGACCGGCGGCGCGAGCGAGCCGGCGGAGGACGTCGTCGCCGCCATCGCGGACGGCGCGACGGTCGTCGACGTCCGCACCGACGACGAGTACGCCGGTGGCCACGTGGCCGGCGCGATCCACGCCAACGTGTTCGACGACGGGTTCGAGCAGCGGATGGCATCGCTCGACCGCACGGAGCCGGTCTACCTCTACTGTGCCTCGGGCGTCCGGAGCGGGCGAGCCGCGGCGGTCTTGGAAGGCATGGGGTTCGAGCGCGTCGTCAACGCCGGCGGGTTCGACGACCTCGCCGCAGCCGGCGCACCGGTCGACCGCTAG
- a CDS encoding phosphoglycerate dehydrogenase yields MTVLVADSVSADALQSLRDDGHDVVEAAGLSGDGLVDALREHDPAVLVVRSTKVTAEALDAARGLELIVRAGAGVDTIDVVGASERGVFVANCPGKNAAAVAELAFGLLLALDRRIPDNVIASRAGRWDKKGFSAARGLRGRTLGVLGLGSIGREVVARAKAFGMPVVAWSRSLTPGAAADLGVTRAASPLDLARQSDAVTVHVASTPNTRHLVDAAFLAALPDGAALINTARADVVDEAAVAEAVAAGRLRFATDVPSGEPSDKQADFAHPLAEAAYITHHVGASTDEATEAIGQEAARVIRAYAETGRVPNNVNLAAQTPATHLLTVRHLDRVGVLAGVLGEVREAGWNVQEMENLVFEGAEAACARIRVDTGAGADPDGALDRIRGVEHVLNATVIAL; encoded by the coding sequence ATGACCGTCCTCGTCGCCGACAGCGTTTCTGCCGACGCCCTCCAGAGCCTCCGCGACGACGGCCACGACGTGGTCGAGGCGGCCGGTCTCAGCGGCGACGGTCTCGTCGACGCGCTCCGCGAGCACGACCCGGCCGTCCTCGTCGTCCGCTCGACGAAGGTGACGGCCGAGGCGCTCGACGCCGCGAGGGGTCTGGAGCTGATCGTCCGCGCCGGCGCGGGCGTCGACACGATCGACGTGGTGGGCGCGTCCGAGCGGGGCGTTTTCGTGGCGAACTGCCCCGGCAAAAACGCTGCGGCCGTGGCCGAGCTGGCGTTCGGGCTCCTCCTCGCGCTCGACCGCCGGATCCCCGACAACGTGATCGCCTCGCGCGCGGGACGGTGGGACAAGAAGGGGTTTTCCGCCGCCCGGGGGCTCCGGGGGCGGACGTTGGGGGTTCTCGGACTCGGCAGCATCGGCCGGGAGGTCGTCGCCCGCGCGAAGGCGTTCGGGATGCCAGTCGTGGCGTGGAGCCGGTCGCTCACGCCCGGGGCGGCGGCCGACCTCGGCGTGACGCGCGCCGCCTCGCCCCTCGACCTCGCCCGCCAGTCGGACGCCGTGACGGTCCACGTCGCCTCGACGCCCAACACGCGCCACCTCGTCGACGCCGCCTTCCTCGCGGCGTTGCCCGACGGCGCCGCGCTCATCAACACGGCCCGCGCCGACGTCGTGGACGAGGCGGCCGTCGCCGAGGCCGTCGCCGCGGGCCGTCTCCGATTCGCCACCGACGTCCCGTCAGGCGAGCCCTCCGACAAGCAGGCCGACTTCGCCCACCCGCTCGCCGAGGCGGCCTACATCACACACCACGTCGGCGCGTCGACGGACGAGGCGACGGAGGCCATCGGCCAGGAGGCGGCCCGCGTGATCCGGGCGTACGCCGAGACCGGCCGCGTGCCGAATAACGTGAACCTGGCGGCGCAGACGCCGGCGACGCACCTCCTGACGGTCCGCCATCTCGACCGCGTCGGCGTGTTGGCCGGTGTGCTGGGCGAAGTCCGCGAGGCCGGGTGGAACGTCCAGGAGATGGAGAACCTCGTGTTCGAGGGCGCCGAGGCCGCCTGCGCCCGGATCCGCGTCGACACGGGGGCCGGGGCGGATCCCGACGGCGCGCTCGACCGGATCCGCGGCGTTGAGCACGTCCTCAACGCGACGGTGATCGCGCTGTAG
- a CDS encoding DUF1015 domain-containing protein gives MASVRPFRALRPTPEHAPNVASVPYDVVSVEEARELASGNDLSFLHVVRPEIDLPEGTDEHADAVYTQGAEALRRLAESDAFVRDDAPRLYVYRLVMNGREQTGIVGLVSAAEYEDDVILKHENTRPDKEDDRTRHLVTQRAHAEPVMLTYRGNDAIDAAVAEAMAGEPLYDFRAKDYVQHTVWPIAEASAVAEAFRDVDVLYVADGHHRSAAAARAARELDGVEAAGHFLAVLFPMDEMEILPYNRIIYDLPVGKGKFLDQLRRKFDVEEALFPDPEDYGIVQVYLGMDYGWHSILLPETQRDGVADTLDVARLGEFILEPILGITDPRTDENVGFVGGIRGTEELERLVDAGECDAAFSMFPTAIEELVDVSDAGELMPPKSTWFEPKLRSGLLVHTFWDGEEG, from the coding sequence ATGGCCTCCGTCCGTCCGTTCCGGGCGCTCCGTCCCACGCCCGAGCACGCTCCGAACGTAGCCTCCGTCCCCTACGACGTCGTGTCGGTCGAGGAAGCCCGGGAGCTGGCCTCCGGCAACGACCTCTCGTTCCTCCACGTCGTCCGGCCCGAGATCGACCTCCCCGAGGGGACCGACGAGCACGCCGACGCCGTCTATACGCAGGGCGCCGAGGCGCTCCGCCGGCTGGCCGAGTCCGACGCGTTCGTTCGCGACGACGCGCCCCGGCTCTACGTCTACCGCCTCGTCATGAACGGGCGCGAACAGACCGGCATCGTCGGGCTCGTCTCCGCCGCCGAGTACGAGGACGACGTGATCCTGAAGCACGAGAACACGCGGCCCGACAAGGAGGACGACCGGACGCGCCACCTCGTGACGCAGCGGGCCCACGCCGAGCCCGTCATGCTGACGTACCGCGGCAACGACGCCATCGACGCGGCCGTCGCCGAGGCCATGGCCGGCGAGCCCCTCTACGACTTCCGCGCCAAGGACTACGTCCAGCACACGGTCTGGCCCATCGCCGAGGCGAGCGCCGTCGCCGAGGCGTTCCGCGACGTCGACGTGCTCTACGTGGCCGACGGGCACCACCGGAGCGCGGCGGCGGCCCGCGCGGCGCGTGAGCTCGACGGGGTCGAGGCGGCCGGCCACTTCCTCGCCGTCCTCTTCCCGATGGACGAGATGGAGATCCTCCCGTACAACCGGATCATCTACGACCTCCCGGTGGGCAAGGGGAAGTTCCTCGACCAGCTCCGGCGGAAGTTCGACGTCGAGGAGGCCCTCTTCCCGGACCCCGAGGACTACGGCATCGTCCAGGTCTACCTCGGGATGGACTACGGCTGGCACTCGATCCTGCTGCCGGAGACCCAGCGCGACGGCGTGGCCGACACGCTCGACGTGGCCCGCCTCGGCGAGTTCATTCTCGAGCCGATCCTCGGCATCACCGACCCCCGGACGGACGAGAACGTTGGCTTCGTCGGCGGCATCCGCGGGACCGAAGAACTCGAGCGGCTGGTCGACGCCGGCGAGTGCGACGCGGCGTTCTCCATGTTCCCGACGGCCATCGAGGAGCTCGTCGACGTGTCGGACGCGGGCGAGCTCATGCCGCCCAAGTCGACGTGGTTCGAGCCGAAGCTCCGCAGCGGCCTCCTCGTGCACACGTTTTGGGACGGGGAGGAGGGATAG
- a CDS encoding DnaJ domain-containing protein, which produces MDGSRDPFRVLSLSYDADSEDVRRAFRRLARRTHPDRGGSTEAFHRVRAAYNVLAEDLEGERRRWQTPREGPPTRAASPAGLDRRTYPTCLVRIGRQRDGRRRVEYDVGSRPPVWRPVATPPPGGECRLRVEATEAMPAFGVWVVPLDAHRFRCVFGPHPDA; this is translated from the coding sequence TTGGACGGTTCCCGAGACCCCTTCCGCGTCCTCTCTCTGTCGTACGACGCCGACTCGGAGGACGTCCGCCGCGCGTTCCGCCGCCTCGCGCGTCGCACGCATCCCGACCGCGGCGGCTCGACGGAGGCCTTTCACCGGGTCCGTGCCGCCTACAACGTGCTCGCAGAGGACCTCGAAGGCGAGCGCCGTCGCTGGCAGACGCCGCGCGAGGGGCCCCCGACGCGAGCGGCGTCCCCCGCGGGTCTCGACCGGCGGACGTACCCGACGTGTCTCGTCCGGATCGGCCGGCAGCGCGATGGTCGGCGGAGGGTGGAATACGATGTGGGCAGCCGGCCTCCGGTGTGGCGCCCGGTCGCGACGCCTCCGCCAGGGGGGGAGTGCCGCCTCCGGGTCGAGGCGACGGAGGCCATGCCCGCGTTCGGCGTCTGGGTCGTCCCGCTCGACGCCCACCGGTTCCGGTGCGTGTTCGGGCCCCACCCGGACGCGTAG
- a CDS encoding rhodanese-like domain-containing protein, which yields MSFLSRLLQPSGGDAMPPATFVAERDRSATVLDVRTPQEYASGHLAGAVNVDVMSADFRQRVEAMGLPGSGPVYLYCRSGQRSGQAAQILRQLGHEGAVNVGGFDALARAGAETA from the coding sequence ATGTCGTTTCTCTCCCGTCTCCTCCAGCCCTCCGGCGGCGATGCCATGCCTCCCGCCACGTTCGTCGCCGAGCGGGACCGGTCGGCGACGGTCCTCGACGTCCGCACGCCCCAGGAGTACGCCTCGGGGCACCTCGCCGGCGCCGTCAACGTCGACGTGATGTCCGCCGACTTCCGCCAGCGAGTCGAGGCGATGGGCCTGCCCGGGAGCGGGCCGGTCTACTTGTATTGCCGGTCGGGGCAGCGCTCGGGGCAGGCCGCGCAGATCCTCCGCCAGCTGGGCCATGAGGGCGCCGTCAACGTCGGCGGGTTCGACGCGCTCGCGCGGGCCGGGGCCGAGACGGCGTAG